A genomic window from Desulfovermiculus halophilus DSM 18834 includes:
- the queC gene encoding 7-cyano-7-deazaguanine synthase QueC: protein MKKAVVLFSGGLDSTTCLAIAREEGFEPCALSFSYSQRHEIELAAASRVAQVMDIARHLVVDVPLGRIGGSALTEDTQVPKGRSLEQSTHIPSTYVPARNTIFLSLALGWAEVLGAADIFIGVNAVDYSGYPDCRPEFIAAFEHLANLGTKESIEGRMQYRIRAPLVHWSKAQIIRKGLELGVDYSLTHSCYDPDQNGLACGACDSCRLRRKGFLEAGLDDPAGYAVRDRDI, encoded by the coding sequence ATGAAAAAAGCAGTTGTTCTCTTTTCCGGAGGCCTGGACTCGACCACCTGTCTGGCCATTGCCAGAGAGGAAGGATTTGAGCCCTGCGCCCTGTCTTTTTCCTATTCCCAGCGGCATGAAATCGAGCTGGCGGCGGCCTCCAGGGTGGCCCAGGTCATGGACATTGCCCGGCATCTGGTTGTGGACGTTCCCCTGGGGCGTATCGGCGGATCGGCTTTGACAGAGGACACGCAGGTGCCTAAGGGACGAAGCCTTGAGCAGTCGACGCACATCCCGTCAACCTATGTCCCGGCCAGAAACACGATATTTTTGTCCCTGGCCCTTGGCTGGGCAGAGGTCCTGGGAGCAGCTGACATCTTCATCGGGGTCAATGCCGTTGACTATTCCGGATACCCGGATTGCCGCCCGGAATTCATTGCCGCCTTTGAACACTTGGCCAACCTGGGAACCAAGGAAAGCATCGAGGGCAGGATGCAGTACAGGATTCGTGCCCCGCTTGTGCATTGGAGCAAGGCCCAGATTATCCGCAAAGGGCTGGAGCTGGGCGTTGACTACAGCCTGACCCATTCCTGCTACGATCCGGACCAGAACGGCTTGGCCTGCGGTGCATGCGACAGCTGCAGACTGCGCAGAAAGGGCTTTCTGGAGGCGGGGCTGGACGATCCTGCCGGATATGCTGTCAGGGACCGTGACATTTAG
- a CDS encoding DUF4405 domain-containing protein — protein MKKNTCKYLVDSLMFVDMCSLAGTGMLLAFVIPAGRAGGASKYFLGLHRHDWGNIHLYLSLVLLVLVCVHLWLNWAWILQFSKRYFGRHWKKSLVAVSLAWIIVLALIFLVVSITGM, from the coding sequence ATGAAGAAGAATACCTGCAAGTATCTTGTGGACTCATTGATGTTCGTGGACATGTGTTCCCTGGCCGGGACCGGGATGCTGCTTGCTTTCGTCATCCCTGCCGGGAGAGCGGGGGGCGCCTCGAAGTACTTTCTCGGGCTGCACAGGCATGACTGGGGGAACATCCATCTGTATCTCTCCCTTGTCCTGCTGGTGCTTGTCTGCGTGCATCTGTGGCTCAATTGGGCCTGGATCCTGCAGTTTTCCAAACGATACTTCGGCAGGCATTGGAAAAAATCTTTGGTCGCCGTCTCCCTGGCCTGGATAATAGTCCTGGCACTCATCTTTCTGGTGGTGTCCATCACAGGGATGTGA
- a CDS encoding FmdE family protein: protein MTKNPSVATSDYKMIGNHTFDQFIEMATMFHNYPAPGLLIGGYMVEEAKRHIPEGTLYEAVSETSWCLPDAIQMLTPCTIGNGWMRIMNFGLYAMSLYDKHTGEGVRVWLDLDKVPEDSEIRTWLLKLKPKQEQDSDRLRSEIGMYGSDIMSVRPITLRREHLGKRSKGSITRCSVCGEAYPSMHGTVCRSCRGESPYSEDSGLESPVVFPLPSQVRTMDVADAVGTKAVHDMTRIEPGVSKGAAFRKGQVLEAGDLCRLQQMGRKAIYVQEAEVDGDFVHEDECAQAFARAMAGKGVVPGGPPHEGKVALKAEMDGLLKVNTELLHSFNLCPGVMAASRNGWTLVKEGAEVAATRAIPLYLEKPLYDRAMAVLDAGPVFDLLPLRRARVGVLITGDEVFSGRIEDRFEGIIRGKVTALGSDLYKTVIVPDSREAIRDAARELLDEGCEVIITTAGLSVDPDDVTRHGLVDAGAHELVYGAPILPGAMTLVGRIGQARLLGVPACALFFKTTSLDLLLPRLLADLDITRDDLARLGEGGMCLGCSNCSFPKCPFGK from the coding sequence ATGACCAAGAATCCATCAGTTGCAACCAGCGACTACAAGATGATCGGCAACCATACCTTTGACCAGTTCATCGAAATGGCCACCATGTTCCACAACTATCCTGCCCCTGGTCTGCTCATTGGCGGGTACATGGTGGAGGAAGCCAAACGGCACATCCCCGAAGGCACCCTGTACGAGGCGGTTTCCGAGACCTCCTGGTGCCTGCCCGACGCCATACAGATGCTCACACCCTGCACCATCGGCAACGGCTGGATGCGGATCATGAACTTCGGCCTGTACGCCATGAGCCTCTACGACAAGCACACCGGTGAAGGCGTGCGCGTCTGGCTCGATCTGGACAAGGTCCCCGAGGACTCGGAAATCAGGACCTGGCTCTTAAAGCTCAAGCCAAAACAGGAGCAGGACTCGGACCGGCTGCGGAGTGAAATCGGGATGTACGGCTCGGACATCATGTCCGTCCGGCCTATCACTCTGCGCCGCGAACACCTGGGCAAGCGAAGCAAGGGCTCAATCACCCGGTGTTCTGTATGCGGCGAAGCCTACCCGTCCATGCACGGGACGGTCTGTCGTTCATGCCGGGGCGAATCCCCGTATTCCGAGGACTCCGGCCTCGAGTCCCCGGTGGTCTTCCCCCTGCCTTCCCAGGTCAGAACCATGGATGTGGCCGATGCCGTGGGGACCAAGGCTGTGCACGACATGACCAGGATCGAGCCGGGCGTGAGCAAGGGCGCGGCCTTCCGAAAGGGTCAGGTGCTTGAGGCCGGAGACCTCTGCCGCCTGCAGCAGATGGGACGCAAAGCGATCTATGTGCAGGAAGCCGAGGTCGACGGGGACTTCGTGCACGAGGACGAGTGCGCCCAGGCCTTTGCCCGGGCCATGGCCGGCAAGGGTGTTGTCCCCGGCGGCCCGCCCCACGAGGGCAAGGTGGCCCTCAAGGCCGAGATGGACGGACTGCTGAAGGTAAATACCGAACTCCTGCACTCCTTCAACCTCTGTCCCGGAGTCATGGCCGCCAGCCGCAACGGCTGGACCCTGGTCAAGGAGGGAGCCGAGGTCGCGGCCACCCGGGCTATCCCCCTGTATCTGGAAAAGCCTCTCTATGACCGGGCCATGGCTGTGCTGGACGCCGGTCCGGTCTTTGATCTCCTGCCCTTGCGCAGGGCCAGAGTGGGCGTGCTCATAACCGGGGATGAAGTCTTCAGCGGCAGGATCGAGGACCGGTTCGAGGGCATCATCCGGGGCAAGGTCACCGCTCTGGGCAGCGACCTCTACAAAACAGTGATCGTTCCCGACAGCCGGGAGGCAATCCGTGACGCGGCCCGGGAGTTGCTCGACGAGGGATGCGAGGTGATCATCACCACCGCCGGGCTTTCCGTGGATCCCGACGACGTCACCCGCCACGGGCTGGTTGACGCCGGAGCCCACGAGCTGGTGTACGGCGCCCCCATCCTCCCCGGGGCCATGACCCTGGTTGGACGCATCGGCCAGGCCCGCCTGCTGGGCGTTCCGGCCTGTGCCCTGTTTTTCAAGACCACAAGCCTGGATCTTCTCCTGCCCAGGCTGCTCGCGGATTTGGACATAACCCGCGATGACCTCGCACGGCTCGGCGAAGGGGGCATGTGCCTGGGCTGCTCCAACTGCTCCTTCCCCAAGTGCCCCTTCGGCAAATAG
- the carB gene encoding carbamoyl-phosphate synthase large subunit: MSKRTDISKVMIIGSGPIVIGQACEFDYSGTQACKALRELGYQIVLVNSNPATIMTDPGMADVTYIEPLNVDSLERIIAKERPDALLPNLGGQSGLNLSSELYRAGILDQYGVKVIGVQIDAIERGEDRTAFKETMDRLGIEMPRSHAVSSVDRAEEIAGDLGYPVVVRPAYTMGGTGGGLVYNVEELRTVAARGLNASMVNQVLIEESVLGWEELELEVVRDNKNHMITVCFIENVDPMGVHTGDSFCTAPMLTIDQDLQHRLQKFSYAIVEAIEVIGGTNIQFAHNPETGRVVIIEINPRTSRSSALASKATGLPIALISSKLAGGLNLDEIPYWGEGNLDRYVPAADYVVVKFPKWAFEKFKSIDDKLGTQMRAVGEVMSIGKSYKEGLQKAVRSLESGRYGLGFALDFNSLSLDELMRRLSVPTSERQFLLYEALRKGADIDELYAKTSIKPWFLHQMKELVDLEEELLAHKGGSLPEDLLRRAKLDGFADVYLARLLDLPEKEIREQREAQGLVEGWQPVPVSGVQDAYYYYSTYNAPDNSPATKTQDKVLILGGGPNRIGQGIEFDYCCVHAAFALRDMGHETIMVNCNPETVSTDYDTSDKLYFEPLTVEDVLQIYRKEQPKGIICQFGGQTPLNIARELEEAGVTILGTSPETIDLAEDRDRFRQIMDRLGIPMAESDMASSVQEALDIAERIGYPLMVRPSYVLGGRGMEIVYDSDMLKDYAKSAVGVNPDRPILIDKYLNNAIEAEADAIADGFDAFVPAVMEHIEQAGVHSGDSACVIPPVNIPEKHLQTIYEYTRKIANELKVIGLMNMQYAIWHDRVYVLEANPRASRTVPLVSKVCGVSMAKIATEIMLGKKLDDLGLSITSVPYYGVKEAVFPFSMFPEVDPVIGPEMRSTGEVLGLASSYGMAFYKAQKAAKSTLPTEGAVLITVCERDRDDKLVQAAGRFIEMGFKLFSTEGTAAFLQEHGIESEPILKLHQGRPNIVDALKNGQIQLIVNTPAGKLSVTDDSYIRKSAIQHAVPYITTVAAAVAAAEGISAKINQEDTVKSLQEYHAEIE, translated from the coding sequence ATGAGCAAGAGGACAGACATCAGCAAAGTGATGATTATCGGCTCAGGACCGATTGTGATCGGACAGGCCTGCGAGTTCGACTACTCCGGTACCCAGGCCTGCAAGGCCCTGCGGGAGCTCGGATACCAAATCGTCCTGGTCAACTCCAACCCGGCCACGATCATGACCGATCCGGGCATGGCTGACGTGACCTATATCGAACCCTTGAACGTCGATTCCCTTGAACGGATCATCGCCAAGGAACGGCCGGACGCCCTGCTGCCCAACCTGGGCGGCCAATCCGGGCTGAACCTGTCCTCAGAGCTGTACCGGGCCGGGATTCTTGACCAATACGGGGTCAAGGTCATTGGGGTGCAGATCGACGCCATTGAGCGGGGGGAAGACCGGACCGCATTTAAGGAAACCATGGACAGGCTGGGGATTGAAATGCCCAGGAGCCACGCCGTGTCCTCGGTTGACCGGGCCGAAGAGATTGCCGGGGATCTGGGCTATCCGGTCGTGGTCCGGCCGGCCTATACCATGGGCGGGACCGGCGGCGGGCTGGTCTATAATGTCGAGGAGCTGCGCACCGTAGCTGCCCGGGGACTCAACGCCAGCATGGTCAATCAGGTCCTGATCGAAGAGTCGGTGTTGGGCTGGGAGGAGCTGGAGCTGGAAGTGGTCCGGGACAACAAGAACCACATGATCACGGTCTGTTTTATTGAAAACGTCGACCCCATGGGGGTGCATACCGGGGACTCCTTTTGCACCGCCCCCATGCTGACCATCGACCAGGACCTGCAGCACAGGCTGCAAAAATTCTCCTACGCCATTGTCGAGGCCATCGAGGTCATCGGGGGCACGAACATTCAGTTCGCCCACAACCCTGAGACCGGCCGGGTGGTGATCATTGAGATCAACCCCCGCACCTCCAGATCCTCCGCCCTGGCCTCCAAGGCGACCGGGCTGCCTATAGCCTTGATTTCCTCCAAGCTGGCCGGGGGGCTGAACCTGGACGAAATCCCCTACTGGGGGGAGGGTAACCTGGACAGATACGTCCCTGCCGCCGACTATGTAGTGGTCAAGTTTCCCAAGTGGGCATTTGAAAAGTTCAAAAGCATTGATGACAAGCTGGGCACCCAGATGCGTGCGGTGGGCGAGGTCATGAGCATCGGCAAGTCCTACAAGGAAGGCCTGCAGAAGGCCGTCCGGTCCCTGGAGAGCGGCCGGTACGGGCTCGGCTTTGCCCTGGACTTCAACTCCCTCTCCCTGGACGAGCTCATGCGCAGGCTCTCCGTACCCACCAGCGAGCGTCAGTTCCTGCTCTACGAGGCCCTGCGCAAAGGAGCGGACATTGACGAGCTGTATGCCAAAACCTCGATCAAACCCTGGTTTCTGCACCAGATGAAAGAGCTGGTGGACCTGGAGGAAGAGCTTTTGGCCCATAAGGGCGGAAGTCTGCCTGAGGACCTGCTTCGCCGGGCCAAGCTGGATGGCTTTGCCGATGTATACCTGGCCAGGCTCCTGGACCTTCCGGAAAAGGAGATCCGGGAACAGAGGGAGGCCCAGGGCTTGGTCGAGGGGTGGCAGCCCGTCCCGGTCAGCGGTGTGCAGGACGCCTATTACTACTACTCCACCTACAACGCCCCGGACAACAGCCCGGCCACCAAAACCCAGGACAAGGTTTTGATCCTGGGGGGCGGACCAAACCGCATCGGCCAGGGCATTGAGTTTGACTACTGCTGCGTGCATGCGGCCTTTGCCCTCAGGGACATGGGGCACGAGACCATCATGGTCAACTGCAATCCCGAGACCGTGTCCACAGACTACGACACCTCGGACAAGCTCTACTTTGAGCCCCTGACTGTGGAGGACGTGCTCCAGATCTACAGAAAGGAGCAACCCAAGGGGATAATCTGTCAGTTCGGTGGACAGACCCCGCTGAACATTGCCCGGGAGCTGGAAGAGGCCGGGGTGACCATCCTGGGGACCAGTCCGGAGACAATCGACCTGGCTGAGGACAGGGACCGGTTCCGGCAGATCATGGACCGGCTGGGCATCCCCATGGCTGAGAGCGATATGGCCAGCTCCGTGCAGGAAGCCCTGGATATCGCCGAACGGATAGGCTATCCCCTGATGGTCCGCCCTTCCTATGTCCTGGGTGGCCGGGGGATGGAGATCGTCTACGACAGCGATATGCTCAAGGATTACGCCAAAAGCGCCGTGGGGGTGAATCCGGACCGGCCCATTCTGATCGACAAGTACCTGAACAATGCCATCGAGGCCGAGGCGGACGCGATCGCCGACGGATTCGATGCCTTTGTGCCTGCGGTCATGGAGCATATTGAACAGGCCGGGGTGCATTCCGGAGACTCGGCCTGCGTGATTCCCCCGGTGAACATCCCGGAAAAACACCTGCAGACCATCTACGAGTATACGCGGAAGATCGCCAATGAGCTCAAGGTCATCGGGCTGATGAACATGCAGTATGCCATCTGGCACGACCGGGTCTACGTCTTGGAAGCCAACCCTCGGGCCTCCAGGACCGTCCCCCTGGTCTCCAAGGTCTGCGGGGTCTCCATGGCCAAGATCGCCACTGAGATCATGCTCGGCAAAAAGCTGGATGACTTGGGGCTGAGCATCACCAGCGTGCCCTACTATGGGGTCAAGGAGGCGGTCTTCCCCTTTTCCATGTTTCCGGAGGTCGACCCGGTCATTGGCCCGGAGATGCGCTCCACCGGCGAGGTCCTCGGCCTGGCTTCATCCTACGGCATGGCCTTTTACAAGGCCCAGAAGGCGGCCAAGTCCACCCTGCCCACAGAAGGGGCGGTGCTGATAACAGTCTGCGAGCGGGACCGGGACGACAAGCTGGTCCAGGCGGCCGGGCGCTTTATCGAGATGGGCTTTAAGCTGTTCAGCACCGAGGGTACCGCTGCGTTTCTCCAGGAGCACGGGATAGAGAGTGAACCAATCCTTAAGCTGCATCAGGGCCGGCCCAACATCGTGGATGCCCTCAAGAACGGACAGATCCAGCTCATCGTGAACACCCCGGCAGGCAAGCTGAGCGTGACCGACGACTCCTATATCCGCAAATCCGCAATCCAGCACGCTGTCCCGTACATCACGACAGTCGCTGCTGCAGTGGCCGCAGCTGAAGGCATAAGCGCCAAGATAAACCAGGAAGACACGGTCAAGTCCCTGCAGGAATACCACGCAGAGATAGAGTAG
- the sugE gene encoding quaternary ammonium compound efflux SMR transporter SugE, whose product MDWIILCIAGLFEVGWAIGLKYSEGLSRLWPTVWTVAAMLVSLWLLGLAMKSLPVGTAYAVWVGVGAVGTVVLGIVLLGEPADTARLVSVSLIIAGIIGLKLAA is encoded by the coding sequence ATGGATTGGATTATTCTTTGTATCGCCGGCCTGTTCGAAGTCGGCTGGGCGATCGGACTGAAATACTCGGAAGGGCTGTCCCGGCTCTGGCCCACGGTCTGGACCGTGGCGGCGATGCTGGTCAGTCTGTGGCTGCTGGGCCTGGCCATGAAGTCCCTCCCGGTAGGCACAGCCTATGCCGTCTGGGTCGGAGTGGGAGCAGTGGGGACCGTTGTCCTGGGCATTGTGCTGCTTGGAGAACCCGCGGACACAGCCCGTCTGGTCAGCGTTTCCCTGATCATTGCCGGGATTATCGGACTCAAGCTTGCGGCATGA